From a region of the Salvelinus namaycush isolate Seneca chromosome 40, SaNama_1.0, whole genome shotgun sequence genome:
- the LOC120033545 gene encoding single-stranded DNA-binding protein 3-like isoform X2, producing MYAKGKGAVVPSDNQAREKLALYVYEYLLHVGAQKSAQTFLSEIRWEKNITLGEPPGFLHSWWCVFWDLYCAAPDRRENCEHSSEAKAFHDYSAAAAPSPVMGNMPPNDGMPGGPMPPGFFQGPPGSQQSPHAQPPHGMGPHGQPFMSPRFPGGPRPSLRMPNQPPGGIPGSQPLLPNSMDPIRPQGHPNMGGPMRMNAPRGMGPMGPQNYGGMRPPPNSMGGPMPGMNMGPGGRGPWPGPNANSIQYSSSSPGHYVGPPGGGGPPGTPIMPSPDSNNSSENIYTMMNPIGPGGNRPNFPMGPGPDGPMGAMGAMEPHHMNGSLGSGDMDGLPKNSPNNMGGMSNPPGTPRDDGEMGGNFLNPFQSESASRTALGHAGPLVKVELPDAVCGIDRKQRHRKSLLSNPAPCLSDFLSGSGQ from the exons GTTAGCGCTGTACGTATATGAGTACCTGCTGCATGTAGGAGCACAGAAGTCTGCACAGACCTTCTTGTCAGAG ATACGATGGGAAAAGAATATTACGTTAGGGGAGCCTCCTGGATTCCTGCACTCGTGGTGGTG TGTATTCTGGGATTTGTATTGCGCTGCGCCGGACAGACGGGAGAACTGCGAACACTCCAGCGAGGCCAAGGCCTTCCATGATTAC agtGCGGCAGCAGCCCCCAGTCCTGTGATGGGGAACATGCCTCCTAATGATGGCATGCCAGGAGGACCCATGCCGCCCGGCTTCTTCCAG GGTCCGCCAGGCTCCCAGCAGTCTCCTCACGCACAGCCCCCCCACGGCATGGGACCACAcggacag cctTTCATGTCGCCACGGTTTCCAGGTGGACCACGCCCCTCACTCCGAATGCCAAATCAG CCTCCAGGGGGAATCCCTGGTTCTCAGCCTCTCCTGCCAAACAGCATGGACCCCATCAGACCAcaag GACATCCTAATATGGGCGGGCCAATGAGAATGAACGCTCCGCGAGGAATGGGGCCTATGGGTCCACag AACTATGGGGGTATGAGACCTCCTCCTAACTCCATGGGTGGTCCTATGCCTGGGATGAACAT gggaCCTGGTGGTAGAGGGCCGTGGCCTGGTCCCAATGCTAACTCA ATACAATACTCCTCCTCATCTCCAGGCCACTATGTG GGTCCTCCAGGAGGAGGGGGGCCGCCCGGAACTCCCATCATGCCCAGCCCAG ACTCCAACAACTCCAGTGAAAACATCTACACTATGATGAACCCTATAGGACCAGGAGGAAACAGACCCAAC TTCCCTATGGGCCCGGGGCCTGATGGACCGATGGGAGCTATGGGAGCCATGGAACCTCACCACATGAACGGCTCACTAG GCTCTGGGGACATGGACGGGTTGCCAAAG AACTCTCCTAACAACATGGGGGGTATGAGCAACCCTCCCGGGACGCCGCGGGACGATGGAGAGATGGGTGGAAACTTCCTCAACCCATTCCAAAGTGAAAGT GCTTCTAGGACAGCCCTGGGGCATGCTGGGCCTCTAGTGAAGGTGGAGCTTCCCGACGCTGTCTGTGGCATAGACAGGAAACAGAGACACAGGAAGTCCCTACTCTCTAACCCCGCCCCCTGCCTCTCTGACTTCTTGTCAGGCTCTGGACAATGA
- the LOC120033545 gene encoding single-stranded DNA-binding protein 3-like isoform X3 codes for MYAKGKGAVVPSDNQAREKLALYVYEYLLHVGAQKSAQTFLSEIRWEKNITLGEPPGFLHSWWCVFWDLYCAAPDRRENCEHSSEAKAFHDYSAAAAPSPVMGNMPPNDGMPGGPMPPGFFQGPPGSQQSPHAQPPHGMGPHGQPFMSPRFPGGPRPSLRMPNQPPGGIPGSQPLLPNSMDPIRPQGHPNMGGPMRMNAPRGMGPMGPQNYGGMRPPPNSMGGPMPGMNMGPGGRGPWPGPNANSIQYSSSSPGHYVGPPGGGGPPGTPIMPSPGDSNNSSENIYTMMNPIGPGGNRPNFPMGPGPDGPMGAMGAMEPHHMNGSLGSGDMDGLPKNSPNNMGGMSNPPGTPRDDGEMGGNFLNPFQSESYSPNMTMSV; via the exons GTTAGCGCTGTACGTATATGAGTACCTGCTGCATGTAGGAGCACAGAAGTCTGCACAGACCTTCTTGTCAGAG ATACGATGGGAAAAGAATATTACGTTAGGGGAGCCTCCTGGATTCCTGCACTCGTGGTGGTG TGTATTCTGGGATTTGTATTGCGCTGCGCCGGACAGACGGGAGAACTGCGAACACTCCAGCGAGGCCAAGGCCTTCCATGATTAC agtGCGGCAGCAGCCCCCAGTCCTGTGATGGGGAACATGCCTCCTAATGATGGCATGCCAGGAGGACCCATGCCGCCCGGCTTCTTCCAG GGTCCGCCAGGCTCCCAGCAGTCTCCTCACGCACAGCCCCCCCACGGCATGGGACCACAcggacag cctTTCATGTCGCCACGGTTTCCAGGTGGACCACGCCCCTCACTCCGAATGCCAAATCAG CCTCCAGGGGGAATCCCTGGTTCTCAGCCTCTCCTGCCAAACAGCATGGACCCCATCAGACCAcaag GACATCCTAATATGGGCGGGCCAATGAGAATGAACGCTCCGCGAGGAATGGGGCCTATGGGTCCACag AACTATGGGGGTATGAGACCTCCTCCTAACTCCATGGGTGGTCCTATGCCTGGGATGAACAT gggaCCTGGTGGTAGAGGGCCGTGGCCTGGTCCCAATGCTAACTCA ATACAATACTCCTCCTCATCTCCAGGCCACTATGTG GGTCCTCCAGGAGGAGGGGGGCCGCCCGGAACTCCCATCATGCCCAGCCCAGGTG ACTCCAACAACTCCAGTGAAAACATCTACACTATGATGAACCCTATAGGACCAGGAGGAAACAGACCCAAC TTCCCTATGGGCCCGGGGCCTGATGGACCGATGGGAGCTATGGGAGCCATGGAACCTCACCACATGAACGGCTCACTAG GCTCTGGGGACATGGACGGGTTGCCAAAG AACTCTCCTAACAACATGGGGGGTATGAGCAACCCTCCCGGGACGCCGCGGGACGATGGAGAGATGGGTGGAAACTTCCTCAACCCATTCCAAAGTGAAAGT TATTCACCCAACATGACGATGAGTGTGTAA
- the LOC120033545 gene encoding single-stranded DNA-binding protein 3-like isoform X1 → MYAKGKGAVVPSDNQAREKLALYVYEYLLHVGAQKSAQTFLSEIRWEKNITLGEPPGFLHSWWCVFWDLYCAAPDRRENCEHSSEAKAFHDYSAAAAPSPVMGNMPPNDGMPGGPMPPGFFQGPPGSQQSPHAQPPHGMGPHGQPFMSPRFPGGPRPSLRMPNQPPGGIPGSQPLLPNSMDPIRPQGHPNMGGPMRMNAPRGMGPMGPQNYGGMRPPPNSMGGPMPGMNMGPGGRGPWPGPNANSIQYSSSSPGHYVGPPGGGGPPGTPIMPSPGDSNNSSENIYTMMNPIGPGGNRPNFPMGPGPDGPMGAMGAMEPHHMNGSLGSGDMDGLPKNSPNNMGGMSNPPGTPRDDGEMGGNFLNPFQSESASRTALGHAGPLVKVELPDAVCGIDRKQRHRKSLLSNPAPCLSDFLSGSGQ, encoded by the exons GTTAGCGCTGTACGTATATGAGTACCTGCTGCATGTAGGAGCACAGAAGTCTGCACAGACCTTCTTGTCAGAG ATACGATGGGAAAAGAATATTACGTTAGGGGAGCCTCCTGGATTCCTGCACTCGTGGTGGTG TGTATTCTGGGATTTGTATTGCGCTGCGCCGGACAGACGGGAGAACTGCGAACACTCCAGCGAGGCCAAGGCCTTCCATGATTAC agtGCGGCAGCAGCCCCCAGTCCTGTGATGGGGAACATGCCTCCTAATGATGGCATGCCAGGAGGACCCATGCCGCCCGGCTTCTTCCAG GGTCCGCCAGGCTCCCAGCAGTCTCCTCACGCACAGCCCCCCCACGGCATGGGACCACAcggacag cctTTCATGTCGCCACGGTTTCCAGGTGGACCACGCCCCTCACTCCGAATGCCAAATCAG CCTCCAGGGGGAATCCCTGGTTCTCAGCCTCTCCTGCCAAACAGCATGGACCCCATCAGACCAcaag GACATCCTAATATGGGCGGGCCAATGAGAATGAACGCTCCGCGAGGAATGGGGCCTATGGGTCCACag AACTATGGGGGTATGAGACCTCCTCCTAACTCCATGGGTGGTCCTATGCCTGGGATGAACAT gggaCCTGGTGGTAGAGGGCCGTGGCCTGGTCCCAATGCTAACTCA ATACAATACTCCTCCTCATCTCCAGGCCACTATGTG GGTCCTCCAGGAGGAGGGGGGCCGCCCGGAACTCCCATCATGCCCAGCCCAGGTG ACTCCAACAACTCCAGTGAAAACATCTACACTATGATGAACCCTATAGGACCAGGAGGAAACAGACCCAAC TTCCCTATGGGCCCGGGGCCTGATGGACCGATGGGAGCTATGGGAGCCATGGAACCTCACCACATGAACGGCTCACTAG GCTCTGGGGACATGGACGGGTTGCCAAAG AACTCTCCTAACAACATGGGGGGTATGAGCAACCCTCCCGGGACGCCGCGGGACGATGGAGAGATGGGTGGAAACTTCCTCAACCCATTCCAAAGTGAAAGT GCTTCTAGGACAGCCCTGGGGCATGCTGGGCCTCTAGTGAAGGTGGAGCTTCCCGACGCTGTCTGTGGCATAGACAGGAAACAGAGACACAGGAAGTCCCTACTCTCTAACCCCGCCCCCTGCCTCTCTGACTTCTTGTCAGGCTCTGGACAATGA
- the LOC120033545 gene encoding single-stranded DNA-binding protein 3-like isoform X4 has product MYAKGKGAVVPSDNQAREKLALYVYEYLLHVGAQKSAQTFLSEIRWEKNITLGEPPGFLHSWWCVFWDLYCAAPDRRENCEHSSEAKAFHDYSAAAAPSPVMGNMPPNDGMPGGPMPPGFFQGPPGSQQSPHAQPPHGMGPHGQPFMSPRFPGGPRPSLRMPNQPPGGIPGSQPLLPNSMDPIRPQGHPNMGGPMRMNAPRGMGPMGPQNYGGMRPPPNSMGGPMPGMNMGPGGRGPWPGPNANSIQYSSSSPGHYVGPPGGGGPPGTPIMPSPGDSNNSSENIYTMMNPIGPGGNRPNFPMGPGPDGPMGAMGAMEPHHMNGSLGSGDMDGLPKNSPNNMGGMSNPPGTPRDDGEMGGNFLNPFQSESVSTAGR; this is encoded by the exons GTTAGCGCTGTACGTATATGAGTACCTGCTGCATGTAGGAGCACAGAAGTCTGCACAGACCTTCTTGTCAGAG ATACGATGGGAAAAGAATATTACGTTAGGGGAGCCTCCTGGATTCCTGCACTCGTGGTGGTG TGTATTCTGGGATTTGTATTGCGCTGCGCCGGACAGACGGGAGAACTGCGAACACTCCAGCGAGGCCAAGGCCTTCCATGATTAC agtGCGGCAGCAGCCCCCAGTCCTGTGATGGGGAACATGCCTCCTAATGATGGCATGCCAGGAGGACCCATGCCGCCCGGCTTCTTCCAG GGTCCGCCAGGCTCCCAGCAGTCTCCTCACGCACAGCCCCCCCACGGCATGGGACCACAcggacag cctTTCATGTCGCCACGGTTTCCAGGTGGACCACGCCCCTCACTCCGAATGCCAAATCAG CCTCCAGGGGGAATCCCTGGTTCTCAGCCTCTCCTGCCAAACAGCATGGACCCCATCAGACCAcaag GACATCCTAATATGGGCGGGCCAATGAGAATGAACGCTCCGCGAGGAATGGGGCCTATGGGTCCACag AACTATGGGGGTATGAGACCTCCTCCTAACTCCATGGGTGGTCCTATGCCTGGGATGAACAT gggaCCTGGTGGTAGAGGGCCGTGGCCTGGTCCCAATGCTAACTCA ATACAATACTCCTCCTCATCTCCAGGCCACTATGTG GGTCCTCCAGGAGGAGGGGGGCCGCCCGGAACTCCCATCATGCCCAGCCCAGGTG ACTCCAACAACTCCAGTGAAAACATCTACACTATGATGAACCCTATAGGACCAGGAGGAAACAGACCCAAC TTCCCTATGGGCCCGGGGCCTGATGGACCGATGGGAGCTATGGGAGCCATGGAACCTCACCACATGAACGGCTCACTAG GCTCTGGGGACATGGACGGGTTGCCAAAG AACTCTCCTAACAACATGGGGGGTATGAGCAACCCTCCCGGGACGCCGCGGGACGATGGAGAGATGGGTGGAAACTTCCTCAACCCATTCCAAAGTGAAAGTGTGAGTACTGCTGGCCGATGA
- the LOC120033536 gene encoding ankyrin repeat domain-containing protein 34C has translation MLTHYLTFACLFDCLSLPFPLLQTMSVPQDLLPDGSPLIGAARLGKLRLVRLLLEGGAQVNERNPGGETPLLAACKALRGEPTGPGTLKLLRYLLDNQADPNAQDRSGRTALMYSCMERAGAQLASTLLSAGADPSMEDYSGASAMVYAINAQHQPTLQVLLDACRAKGRDIIIITTEMGVSGGPVTRRYLNVLPSPDASPVTCMSPSDIIIKTGSPNSLEGENVFNFRGSGKRGSGSSSRFSPCELSPVDQSCITPPRQRQWSEPWLAIHNLARLNKVYQEGRRERKVEEEKEGREEGGKGEKGYLQHGFKKERREKAELEEEVGDDKESQSVHLYHKEISSGASCSLLFPTEEHLFQAAQSRLSPERRLAPGGSTLDLYREHPSTQTALHCRGGSNLIGGDPMTRKCSVDRLPPCSPSRWQGARRNTLPSLTPAPPLLHLPPLSCHESHLQVPPLGLPVAGVGMVCRTQLPSSPLSPTPPLSLPFKAIFRPGFLPPLPLSTSSSIPALLLSTSSSSSFVPSLPPSSERSPRRHSIQLEPLRGEEEE, from the exons ATGCTAACTCACTATTTGACTTTcgcctgtctgtttgactgccTCTCTCTACCTTTTCCTCTCCTCCAGACCATGTCGGTCCCCCAGGACCTCCTGCCAGACGGCAGTCCCCTGATTGGAGCAGCGAGGCTGGGGAAGCTTCGCCTCGTTAGGCTGCTCCTGGAGGGGGGTGCCCAGGTCAACGAGAGAAACCCAGGAGGAGAGACTCCTCTCCTGGCTGCGTGTAAAGCCCTGAGAGGGGAACCCACTGGACCTGGAACCCTGAAACTGCTCAGATACCTACTAGACAACCAG GCAGACCCTAATGCCCAGGACCGGTCAGGCCGTACAGCTCTGATGTATTCCTGTATGGAGAGGGCTGGAGCTCAGCTagcctctactctcctctcagcTGGAGCTGACCCCAGTATGGAGGACTACTCTGGAGCTTCAGCTATGGTCTACGCTATCAACGCACAGCACCAGCCTACACTACAG GTGCTACTGGACGCATGTCGCGCCAAAGGCCgtgacatcatcatcatcactacggAGATGGGTGTGAGCGGAGGGCCGGTGACGAGGCGCTACCTGAACGTTCTGCCGTCTCCCGATGCATCACCTGTCACCTGCATGTCACCCTCTGACATCATCATCAAGACGGGCTCACCTAACTCACTTGAGGGAGAGAACGTGTTCAATTTCAGAGGATCag GTAAGAGGGggagtggcagcagcagcagattCTCCCCATGTGAGCTGAGTCCAGTGGACCAGTCCTGTATCACCCCTCCCAGACAGCGACAGTGGTCTGAACCATGGCTAGCTATTCACAATCTGGCTCGACTTAACAAGGTCTaccaagagggaaggagggagaggaaggtagaggaagagaaagagggaagagaggaaggaggaaagggagaaaaAGGTTATCTTCAGCACGGCTTTaagaaggaaaggagggagaagGCCGAGCTAGAGGAAGAGGTGGGAGATGACAAGGAGAGTCAATCTGTCCATCTCTACCATAAGGAGATATCTTCCGGGGCCTCTTGTTCTCTCCTCTTTCCTACAGAGGAGCACCTTTTCCAGGCAGCCCAGAGCAGACTGTCCCCTGAGAGGAGGCTAGCCCCTGGAGGTTCCACCTTGGATTTATACAGAGAACACCCCAGTACTCAAACTGCTTTACATTGTAGAGGGGGATCTAATCTCATCGGAGGCGACCCAATGACCCGGAAGTGCTCCGTGGACAGACTtcctccctgctctccctctcgctGGCAGGGGGCTCGTAGGAACACCCTCCCCTCCTTGACTCCAGCTCCACCCCTTCTTCACCTGCCTCCCCTATCATGTCATGAGTCTCACCTACAGGTCCCACCCCTTGGCCTACCTGTTGCAGGTGTAGGTATGGTGTGTCGGACGCAGCtgccctcctcccctctttctcccactccccccctctctcttccctttaaAGCAATATTTAGACCAGGCTTTCTgcctcctctacccctctctacctcctcttccattcctgctctccttctctccacctcctcctcgtcctcctttgttccctctctccctccctccagtgaGAGGTCACCTCGACGTCACTCTATCCAGCTGGAGccgctgagaggagaggaggaggaatag